A section of the Paenibacillus odorifer genome encodes:
- a CDS encoding metallophosphoesterase family protein, with protein sequence MLAISDIHGSYVEFNALLSKVNYRPAEDKLILMGDYVDRGLDSKGIVEQVMTLQQECGAIVLKGNHDKMACDALTGEDDKLDTHWLTNGGFHTLMSYCEAGYEGLQEDFGWKDYMQLKEKIRRDYRHHIDFLSTLPLYHETEEHIFVHAGINPFIEDWKQQDPYDFIWIREPFYKNPVVSTNKTVVFGHTSTMDLHDSEEIWFSPLGDKIGIDGGCAYGQRLNCLEISAGKYITHFVRNGETL encoded by the coding sequence ATATTAGCAATTAGTGACATTCACGGAAGTTATGTAGAATTCAATGCACTGTTATCAAAAGTGAATTATCGCCCAGCGGAGGATAAGCTTATCTTGATGGGAGATTATGTGGATAGAGGGCTGGACAGTAAAGGAATTGTGGAGCAAGTGATGACTCTGCAGCAAGAATGTGGAGCTATAGTTCTCAAAGGAAATCACGATAAAATGGCTTGCGATGCGCTCACCGGCGAAGATGATAAATTGGATACCCATTGGCTTACTAACGGCGGATTTCATACGCTGATGAGTTATTGTGAGGCGGGCTACGAAGGTTTGCAGGAGGATTTTGGCTGGAAGGATTATATGCAGCTAAAAGAAAAAATTAGGCGGGACTATAGACATCATATAGACTTTCTAAGCACATTGCCGCTTTATCATGAGACGGAAGAACATATTTTTGTTCATGCGGGCATTAATCCATTTATTGAGGATTGGAAACAGCAGGACCCTTATGATTTTATCTGGATTAGAGAACCCTTTTATAAGAATCCGGTAGTTAGCACTAACAAAACGGTTGTTTTCGGTCATACTTCGACGATGGATCTGCATGATTCAGAAGAAATTTGGTTTAGTCCACTTGGAGATAAAATTGGCATAGATGGTGGCTGCGCATATGGCCAACGACTAAATTGCTTGGAGATTTCCGCAGGGAAATACATAACGCATTTTGTTCGGAATGGTGAGACGCTTTGA
- a CDS encoding helix-turn-helix domain-containing protein codes for MNANSKYHILMQGAISKNVSETCKEFGISRTIYYKWSKAYQQHGMDGLGEKKKKPVMPNKVDKKTERLILQYVARFPEDGPRRIFYELQDEGMQIGESGIYNVLRRNGLNKRIEREAYANQIKAKKRDGAQSTLTKGFKEKRKTLDYKMKNPINAHPGYMCQQSISYLGVFPRVGKVYQYVIYDAYSRLGLVKLYNRKSTIHFIDFMHLKVLPLMKTLDFHIDNLVTNKSREFITNWDRGKHKYSEFLHKNNINQVAITVDQTEIFQPLQQFAAVLTKEFYQQAWVDDTIDSFEILEKRLHEYLRTYNFSRQITDGPNQGKIPSDVALAYTGQRETLPLWLFTRR; via the coding sequence GTGAATGCAAACAGCAAATATCATATCCTCATGCAAGGGGCCATCAGCAAGAATGTGAGCGAAACCTGTAAGGAGTTTGGCATTTCCCGGACGATCTATTATAAGTGGTCTAAAGCTTATCAACAACATGGAATGGATGGACTTGGGGAGAAGAAAAAAAAGCCGGTAATGCCTAATAAAGTAGATAAGAAAACGGAAAGATTGATTTTGCAGTACGTCGCCAGATTTCCTGAGGATGGGCCTAGACGCATCTTTTATGAACTGCAAGATGAAGGTATGCAAATAGGGGAATCGGGTATTTATAATGTACTACGTCGAAACGGACTAAATAAACGAATAGAGCGTGAAGCTTACGCCAATCAAATCAAAGCAAAGAAGAGGGATGGCGCACAATCCACTCTCACTAAAGGATTTAAAGAGAAACGGAAAACACTAGATTATAAGATGAAGAATCCGATAAATGCTCATCCCGGGTATATGTGTCAGCAGAGTATCAGCTATTTGGGAGTTTTCCCGAGGGTCGGAAAGGTATATCAATATGTAATTTATGATGCCTACTCCAGACTAGGTCTAGTTAAGCTATACAATCGTAAGTCTACCATTCATTTTATAGATTTTATGCATCTGAAAGTTCTCCCATTGATGAAGACATTAGATTTTCATATCGATAATCTGGTTACGAACAAAAGCCGTGAATTCATTACGAACTGGGACAGAGGAAAACATAAATATAGTGAATTTTTACATAAGAACAATATTAATCAAGTAGCTATAACGGTAGACCAAACAGAGATATTTCAGCCCTTGCAGCAATTTGCGGCGGTGTTGACCAAAGAATTCTACCAGCAGGCTTGGGTAGATGATACGATAGATTCTTTTGAAATTTTAGAAAAGCGCTTACATGAATACTTGAGAACCTACAACTTCAGCAGGCAAATTACAGATGGACCTAATCAAGGTAAAATACCATCGGATGTCGCACTTGCCTATACGGGACAACGAGAAACTTTGCCATTATGGTTATTTACAAGGAGATAA
- a CDS encoding FAD-dependent oxidoreductase translates to MMTNTKNKDRIGIIGAGISGVTAAYELAKKGYTHITLMEKSDRVGGKCHSIEYKGKSYEMGTLIGLPTYKHTMDLMRDFDLMDRGPLLERGFFDNNGRKTSQIPMEQIEAFTQEFKRLPDILKRYESLQEPGFLHLPPDLCQPFSQWCAENKLSVLEQVYMHYFNTFGFGSIHNVPAAYVLKFLSYDNLLSFIEITHMITWPKGVTELIRRMADQVNDLRLTCEVLFMEQEQDGQVRVETSQDIFYFDKVIYTAALEQMGDTVSLSSEDKTLLASITYEWFRVYAYRVKGLPELSGYIPRNMYPERKGHMMAWYYRWADMGTTDLVTVYVAENEAMTDLEMRETVENKLRELGGESIRLYMMKRWKHFPHVDSDALHEGFYERVDQMQGNNNIYLAGEIMNFPTLENCIVYAKHLVERFF, encoded by the coding sequence ATGATGACAAACACGAAGAATAAAGACCGAATTGGGATCATCGGTGCAGGGATTTCTGGGGTTACAGCTGCTTACGAATTAGCGAAAAAAGGTTATACCCACATTACCCTCATGGAGAAGTCGGACAGAGTAGGAGGAAAGTGTCATTCTATTGAGTACAAAGGAAAAAGTTATGAAATGGGGACGCTAATCGGCCTGCCCACCTATAAACATACGATGGATTTAATGAGAGATTTTGATCTTATGGATAGGGGACCATTGTTAGAACGTGGATTTTTTGATAATAATGGGAGGAAAACTTCACAGATTCCCATGGAGCAGATAGAGGCGTTTACACAAGAATTCAAACGACTGCCGGATATTCTAAAACGCTATGAGTCTCTCCAAGAACCGGGATTTCTTCACTTACCACCAGATTTATGTCAGCCATTTTCACAGTGGTGTGCAGAGAATAAGCTGTCTGTCCTTGAACAGGTCTACATGCATTATTTTAATACTTTTGGATTCGGTAGTATCCATAATGTGCCCGCTGCATATGTGTTGAAATTTCTAAGCTATGATAATCTGTTGTCGTTTATTGAAATTACGCATATGATAACCTGGCCTAAGGGTGTTACTGAACTGATAAGACGAATGGCCGACCAAGTGAACGATCTCCGCCTGACTTGTGAAGTGCTTTTTATGGAGCAAGAACAAGATGGACAGGTTCGAGTAGAGACGAGTCAGGACATCTTTTATTTTGACAAGGTCATTTATACAGCAGCTTTAGAGCAAATGGGCGATACAGTTAGCCTGTCCAGTGAGGACAAAACCTTATTAGCGAGTATAACGTATGAATGGTTTAGGGTATATGCCTACAGAGTGAAAGGGCTGCCGGAGCTTTCTGGCTATATCCCCCGGAATATGTACCCTGAACGTAAAGGGCATATGATGGCATGGTACTATCGGTGGGCAGATATGGGAACTACGGATCTAGTTACGGTTTATGTAGCAGAGAATGAAGCTATGACTGATCTGGAAATGCGAGAGACGGTAGAAAATAAACTTCGCGAGCTGGGCGGAGAGAGCATTCGACTGTATATGATGAAGCGTTGGAAGCATTTCCCTCATGTGGATTCTGATGCGCTACATGAGGGGTTTTATGAACGGGTTGATCAGATGCAGGGGAACAACAATATCTATTTAGCTGGAGAAATCATGAACTTCCCTACACTTGAGAATTGTATTGTATATGCGAAACACTTGGTTGAACGATTCTTTTAA